The following coding sequences are from one Parambassis ranga unplaced genomic scaffold, fParRan2.1 scaffold_70_arrow_ctg1, whole genome shotgun sequence window:
- the LOC114431351 gene encoding mamu class II histocompatibility antigen, DR alpha chain-like isoform X1, producing MRMMKVSLLVLCGVLCVSADVLHEGIYITGCSDSDGEDMYTLDGEELWYADFIHKTGVYPQPSFIDPVRYEEGTYQQAEVDLHNCQSNVRIVGRAMKDFPLEQDPPSTPMIYTRGNMDLGVRNTLICHVSGFYPAPVKVSWTKNGDNVTEKSSINVPFPNKDGYFTQISRLQFVPEQGDIYSCTVDHLALTEPLTRIWDVEKTPPGVGPAVFCGLGLTVGLLGVAAGTFFLIKGNECS from the exons atgaggatgatgaaggtgtctcTGCTGGTCCTCTGCggtgtcctctgtgtctctgctgatg ttctACATGAGGGTATTTATATCACTGGATGTTCAGACTCTGATGGAGAGGACATGTATACTCTGGATGGTGAAGAGCTGTGGTACGCAGACTTCATCCACAAGACAGGAGTCTACCCTCAGCCCAGTTTTATAGATCCTGTCAGGTATGAAGAAGGAACTTATCAACAAGCTGAGGTTGATCTACACAACTGCCAATCAAATGTGCGGATTGTTGGTCGTGCGATGAAGGACTTCCCTCTGGAACAAG ATCCTCCTTCCACTCCGATGATCTACACCAGAGGCAACATGGACCTCGGGGTCAGGAACACTCTGATCTGTCATGTGTCTGGTTTCTATCCGGCTCCTGTCAAAGTCTCCTGGACCAAGAACGGAGACAACGTGACTGAGAAGTCCAGCATCAACGTCCCCTTCCCCAACAAAGACGGCTACTTCACCCAGATCTCCAGACTGCAGTTTGTCCCTGAGCAGGGAGACATCTACAGCTGCACTGTGGACCACCTGGCCCTGACCGAGCCGCTGACCAGGATCTGGG atgTTGAGAAGACGCCACCTGGTGTTGGACCTGCGGTCTTCTGTGGACTGGGTCTGACTGTTGGTCTGCTCGGGGTTGCAGCTGGAACCTTCTTCCTCATCAAAGGAAACGAGtgcagctga